The following are from one region of the Leptolyngbya iicbica LK genome:
- a CDS encoding DUF4114 domain-containing protein → MKIGIVKPFAVAATLVISGLMAAEAQAFSFTQTEATNLEVQNKALFDFFKSHVNTERAALSASELKPLDATGLLFDTSETVEVYFMYEGAGYKNEVLFTADNQAPKTLIANASLQGSGGTLKSGDGWILSDFSGLPGIAQFEFLIRSNGYNKPNNTLLYTDASKNSDGLEHVTAFGYTDEKTGEYYTFIGFEDIVGGGDLDYNDVVLVAKGFTNPDAPVDVPEPISGLAVLAVGAVAVGGALKKKMA, encoded by the coding sequence ATGAAAATCGGTATTGTTAAACCTTTTGCTGTAGCCGCTACGTTAGTCATTTCAGGCCTCATGGCCGCCGAGGCACAAGCTTTCTCGTTTACTCAAACTGAAGCGACTAATTTAGAAGTCCAGAACAAGGCACTCTTCGATTTCTTTAAGTCGCATGTCAACACGGAAAGAGCAGCACTGAGTGCTTCAGAGTTGAAGCCTCTAGATGCTACAGGGCTCCTATTCGACACGAGTGAAACCGTCGAAGTCTATTTCATGTATGAAGGTGCTGGCTATAAAAACGAAGTATTGTTTACAGCCGATAATCAGGCTCCCAAAACACTAATTGCTAATGCTTCATTGCAGGGCTCTGGTGGGACTCTCAAATCAGGAGATGGCTGGATTCTGAGTGACTTTAGCGGACTTCCTGGTATCGCCCAATTTGAGTTCTTGATTCGGTCTAACGGTTACAACAAACCCAATAATACGCTGCTCTATACGGATGCCAGCAAAAACTCGGACGGCTTAGAGCATGTCACCGCGTTTGGCTACACCGATGAAAAGACAGGCGAATACTACACTTTCATCGGCTTTGAAGATATTGTCGGGGGCGGCGATCTCGACTACAACGACGTTGTGTTGGTCGCCAAAGGCTTCACCAATCCTGATGCGCCGGTGGATGTGCCGGAGCCGATTTCTGGCTTGGCGGTGTTGGCAGTGGGTGCTGTAGCCGTTGGTGGGGCTTTGAAGAAAAAGATGGCGTAA
- a CDS encoding D-alanyl-D-alanine carboxypeptidase, producing the protein MLHHALVALSLLSLLGEQPAPVTALEPMPWPEMATIAGWESPWVLKMNAPDPQAKEIVRSYLTNLAELGFAPEDQGLWVQTGATAIAVNQPYRPSPAASLTKMATTLAALETWSVNHRFETRIGHTGTLENGVINGDLVIEWTGDPYFVWEEAIALANTLNQQGIQQVTGNLVVLGEFSMNFEPDSYRSGELFIQAADVNLWSDEVYYVHNTMPPETPAPTLAIAGEIIVQPLATNPLQLTWLVQHQSLPLVPLLKAMNIYSNNAMADQFARALGGANTVAAKAADRTGVPVSEIRLINGSGLGIENQLSPRAVVAILLGIQRELRAHDLSVSDVMPVFGQDEGTLIYRELPQQAALKTGTLNTVSSLAGYFPTRDRGPVWFSIHNWGGDLDLFRAQQDALLLALQQHWGAAPSPTTFVPKVIMDQPPYVLGDPSRNLVVSGDASS; encoded by the coding sequence ATGCTGCATCACGCTCTGGTCGCCTTGAGTTTGCTGTCATTGCTGGGTGAGCAACCTGCTCCGGTCACGGCTCTAGAGCCGATGCCCTGGCCTGAAATGGCCACCATTGCAGGTTGGGAGTCGCCGTGGGTCTTGAAGATGAATGCCCCCGATCCGCAGGCGAAGGAAATCGTGCGGAGCTATCTGACAAATTTAGCGGAACTTGGGTTTGCGCCGGAGGACCAGGGCCTCTGGGTGCAAACAGGCGCGACCGCGATCGCCGTTAATCAACCTTATCGACCGTCGCCTGCAGCCTCTCTGACGAAAATGGCGACCACCCTAGCGGCGTTAGAAACTTGGTCGGTCAATCATCGGTTTGAAACGCGCATCGGCCATACTGGAACCCTGGAAAATGGGGTGATTAACGGTGATCTAGTCATTGAGTGGACGGGGGATCCCTATTTTGTGTGGGAGGAGGCGATCGCCCTGGCGAACACGCTGAACCAACAGGGCATTCAGCAGGTAACGGGCAATCTTGTGGTTTTAGGCGAGTTTTCGATGAATTTCGAGCCTGATTCTTACCGCTCTGGGGAGCTTTTCATCCAAGCTGCCGATGTCAATCTTTGGTCGGACGAGGTCTACTACGTTCACAACACGATGCCGCCCGAGACCCCTGCACCCACCTTGGCGATCGCGGGTGAGATTATTGTGCAACCTCTCGCCACCAATCCTTTACAGCTAACTTGGTTGGTGCAGCATCAGTCTTTGCCGTTGGTGCCGCTACTCAAAGCCATGAATATTTACAGCAATAATGCCATGGCTGACCAGTTTGCGCGGGCCTTGGGAGGCGCCAACACCGTGGCGGCCAAAGCGGCTGATCGCACGGGCGTGCCGGTCTCAGAAATTCGTTTGATCAACGGTTCGGGTTTAGGGATAGAAAATCAGCTTTCGCCCCGGGCTGTAGTGGCGATTCTGTTGGGTATTCAGCGCGAATTGCGTGCCCATGATCTTTCAGTTTCGGATGTGATGCCGGTCTTTGGTCAAGATGAAGGCACCCTGATTTATCGAGAATTGCCGCAGCAAGCCGCCTTGAAGACCGGGACGTTGAATACGGTGAGTTCGTTGGCGGGCTATTTTCCGACCCGCGATCGCGGTCCGGTATGGTTTTCCATCCACAACTGGGGTGGTGATTTAGACCTTTTCCGGGCGCAGCAAGATGCGCTATTACTGGCACTGCAACAGCATTGGGGGGCTGCCCCATCACCTACTACCTTTGTGCCCAAAGTCATCATGGACCAACCGCCTTATGTATTAGGCGATCCGAGCCGAAACTTGGTCGTGAGCGGTGACGCTAGCTCCTGA
- the glyQ gene encoding glycine--tRNA ligase subunit alpha — protein sequence MHFQSVITTLHEFWSNQGCLIVQPYDTEKGAGTKSPHTFLRAIGPEPWSVAYAEPCRRPADGRYGENPNRYQHYYQYQVLIKPSPPNIQDVYLDSLRALGIKPEDHDIRFVEDNWEDAAVGAWGVGWEVWLDGMEITQFTYFQQCGGIDCRPVSIELTYGLERLTMYLQEVDAIAKIQWNDTLTYGDVHMQGEIEHSKYNFDESNPDLLFTLFNLYQQEAEQLMEKGLVLPSYDYVLKCSHTFNLLDARGVISVTERTRYIRQVRGLARKVAQLYYDQREALGFPLLKESAEKAA from the coding sequence GTGCATTTTCAATCGGTCATCACAACTTTGCATGAGTTTTGGAGCAATCAAGGCTGCTTGATTGTGCAGCCCTACGATACGGAAAAAGGGGCGGGCACCAAGAGTCCCCATACGTTTTTGCGAGCGATCGGGCCGGAGCCTTGGTCGGTGGCCTACGCAGAACCCTGTCGTCGCCCTGCTGATGGCCGCTACGGCGAAAATCCTAATCGCTACCAGCACTACTACCAATATCAGGTGTTAATTAAGCCGTCGCCGCCCAATATCCAAGACGTTTATCTAGACTCGTTGCGGGCTTTGGGGATTAAACCCGAAGATCACGATATCCGCTTTGTGGAAGACAACTGGGAAGATGCCGCCGTCGGTGCTTGGGGGGTCGGTTGGGAGGTCTGGCTCGACGGTATGGAAATTACGCAGTTTACCTATTTTCAGCAATGCGGTGGCATTGACTGTCGCCCTGTTTCCATTGAGCTGACCTATGGTTTGGAACGGCTGACGATGTATCTGCAAGAGGTGGATGCGATCGCCAAAATTCAGTGGAATGACACCCTGACCTACGGCGATGTGCATATGCAGGGCGAGATCGAGCATTCCAAGTACAATTTCGACGAGTCGAATCCAGACCTGTTGTTCACCCTCTTCAACTTGTATCAGCAAGAGGCAGAACAGCTGATGGAAAAAGGGCTAGTCTTGCCCAGCTACGACTACGTGCTGAAGTGCTCTCACACCTTTAACTTGTTGGATGCTCGGGGCGTGATTTCGGTGACGGAGCGCACCCGCTACATTCGCCAAGTGCGGGGCCTGGCTCGTAAAGTCGCGCAACTCTATTACGACCAACGCGAAGCCCTCGGCTTTCCCCTGCTCAAAGAATCGGCGGAAAAGGCTGCGTAA
- a CDS encoding DUF4079 domain-containing protein, whose amino-acid sequence MADQLTVWLQPIADWFAGFNMPEPIVHWGHPLMMGIVIFVLGIYTAAVGWKGRKAEEVPVRAKALSDHKKLAPMMSLFIALGYTGGILSLVMQGHPILHSAHFWTGSAALGVLGVNGAISASKFGGGKPALRTAHAYIGTIAMVVLFVHAALGVKLGLSI is encoded by the coding sequence GTGGCTGATCAACTCACTGTTTGGCTGCAGCCGATTGCCGACTGGTTCGCCGGCTTCAATATGCCAGAGCCGATTGTTCACTGGGGCCACCCATTGATGATGGGCATCGTCATTTTCGTGTTGGGAATTTATACCGCAGCGGTTGGTTGGAAAGGCCGTAAGGCTGAAGAAGTGCCGGTGCGAGCCAAAGCCTTGTCTGACCACAAAAAGCTGGCCCCGATGATGTCGCTATTCATTGCACTAGGGTATACGGGCGGCATTTTGTCCCTCGTCATGCAAGGTCATCCGATTCTCCACAGTGCGCACTTTTGGACTGGCTCAGCAGCGCTGGGCGTGTTGGGGGTGAATGGCGCAATTTCAGCGTCGAAGTTTGGTGGCGGTAAGCCAGCTTTGCGAACGGCTCATGCTTACATTGGCACGATCGCCATGGTGGTGCTATTTGTGCATGCGGCTTTGGGTGTGAAGCTGGGATTGTCGATTTAA
- a CDS encoding ArsA family ATPase — MELPQLTLVSGKGGVGKTTFACAIALDQAQTNTDETVLLLSTDPAHSLGDVLLLPVDDEARSHPDLPNLRIRALDAERLLAIFKADYGHVLETLVERGSFVENDDLSPVWDMDWPGLNELMGLLEIQRILRAGEADRVVVDMAPSGHTLNLFGLMDFLDTLLASLRLFQDKHRYMIESLSGRYEQDDADTFLDDMTADLAAGRSQLQDPHRTACWVVAIPEPLSLHETERFVEALSELQIPLGGILVNRLTGSAPQRHQLEQFAQITAADTLVGLPLQAQEPVGRAALQTLLTGLAPTEVWQDPQIQTQPLAWPEPVSPGLPDFITEGRRLVILGGKGGVGKTTVAAAIAWGQAQQHPNANVRVMSIDPAHSLGDVLETPLSNEAIAITENLTAQEVDADVVLEQFRDDYLWELAEMMSGDTGDDRLQLAYGPEAWRQIVAQALPGIDEMLSLITVIDLLEQDQEQLIILDTAPTGHLLRFLEMPTALGDWLAWIFKLWIKYQDVVGRTELMSRLRGLRKQVMNAQKRLTDPAHTEFIGVVQNQSAILAEATRLTATLNDMSVPQYYIVHNRYAPGQDLPPNTFPEQTVIRLPDLPDSVHPQMQVAGASQLLFAKSPALVR; from the coding sequence ATGGAATTACCGCAACTGACGCTCGTGAGCGGCAAAGGGGGGGTGGGTAAAACGACCTTTGCCTGCGCGATCGCCCTTGACCAGGCCCAAACCAACACAGATGAAACCGTGTTGCTGCTATCGACCGATCCGGCTCATTCGCTGGGAGATGTGTTGCTGCTGCCAGTGGATGATGAAGCGCGATCGCATCCCGACCTGCCCAATTTACGCATCCGCGCTTTGGATGCTGAACGCTTGCTCGCGATCTTTAAAGCCGATTATGGTCATGTGCTCGAAACGCTGGTAGAACGCGGCAGCTTTGTCGAAAATGATGACCTGTCTCCCGTGTGGGACATGGATTGGCCTGGCCTGAATGAGCTCATGGGCCTGCTGGAAATTCAGCGCATTTTGCGGGCGGGCGAGGCCGATCGCGTGGTGGTCGATATGGCCCCCAGCGGTCATACCCTCAACCTGTTTGGCCTGATGGATTTTTTGGATACGCTGCTGGCGTCATTGCGACTCTTTCAAGACAAGCATCGCTACATGATCGAGTCCCTATCGGGGCGTTATGAGCAGGATGACGCCGACACGTTTTTGGATGATATGACAGCGGATTTGGCCGCCGGGCGATCGCAGCTACAAGACCCGCACCGCACCGCCTGCTGGGTCGTTGCCATTCCCGAACCGCTCAGCCTGCACGAAACCGAACGCTTTGTTGAAGCGCTGAGCGAGTTGCAGATTCCCCTGGGGGGTATCTTGGTTAACCGGCTGACGGGCAGCGCCCCCCAGCGACACCAGCTGGAGCAGTTTGCCCAAATCACCGCAGCCGATACTTTGGTAGGCTTGCCGCTACAGGCACAAGAACCCGTCGGACGAGCAGCACTACAAACGTTATTGACTGGTCTTGCGCCCACTGAGGTGTGGCAAGATCCTCAAATTCAGACGCAGCCTTTGGCTTGGCCCGAACCGGTGTCGCCGGGACTCCCTGATTTCATCACTGAGGGGCGACGACTCGTGATTTTGGGAGGCAAAGGTGGCGTCGGCAAAACTACCGTGGCTGCAGCGATCGCGTGGGGCCAAGCCCAGCAACATCCCAACGCTAACGTCCGCGTGATGTCCATTGACCCGGCCCATTCCCTCGGTGACGTGTTAGAGACGCCATTGTCGAATGAAGCGATCGCTATTACCGAGAACCTCACCGCCCAAGAAGTAGATGCGGACGTGGTGCTAGAACAGTTTCGCGATGACTACCTGTGGGAACTGGCGGAAATGATGAGCGGCGACACGGGTGACGATCGCCTGCAGCTTGCCTATGGACCCGAAGCCTGGCGGCAAATCGTCGCCCAAGCCCTGCCTGGAATTGATGAAATGCTCTCCCTAATCACCGTGATTGACCTGCTGGAGCAGGATCAAGAGCAGCTCATCATACTGGACACGGCTCCCACAGGACACTTGCTGCGCTTTTTAGAAATGCCCACAGCGCTAGGCGACTGGCTCGCCTGGATTTTCAAACTGTGGATCAAGTATCAAGACGTGGTGGGCCGGACTGAATTAATGAGTCGCCTGCGCGGTCTACGCAAGCAAGTGATGAACGCGCAAAAGCGACTGACCGATCCGGCCCATACTGAATTCATTGGCGTAGTACAAAATCAGTCGGCAATTTTGGCTGAGGCGACCCGGCTCACAGCAACCCTGAATGACATGTCAGTGCCCCAGTACTACATCGTCCACAACCGTTATGCCCCAGGCCAAGACTTACCGCCGAATACGTTCCCCGAACAAACGGTGATCCGCCTGCCTGACTTGCCCGATAGCGTTCATCCCCAGATGCAAGTTGCCGGGGCGTCGCAACTACTCTTCGCGAAGTCCCCCGCCTTGGTGCGGTGA
- a CDS encoding aromatic ring-hydroxylating dioxygenase subunit alpha has protein sequence MVAAPDLSLPRNCTFTPSDWQALAPFWYPVAFSTEITTEKPYGTRLLDERLVLYRTPDGTVTAARDLCLHRGAPLSQGWIEGDRLVCPYHGVQYDGAGQCVCIPAEPNAAIPKRLKLTTYPVREQYGLVWVRLVDNGPVHFPEMAEWDDPDYLQVIPDKVELEAAAGRQVEGFLDVGHFAFIHVKSFGESDNPEVPDYPVELTPAGFKADYISTVSNYPHGMKHLAPPDFQWRRLFEVFLPFTAKLSVTFPNGMLHILNAASPVSARKTRVFCPICRNFDKDAPLQDTLDFNHQVFAEDKAIVQEQWPEDLPLKLSDEIHIAGDKSSITFRKRLKELGLGHSFTA, from the coding sequence ATGGTTGCCGCCCCTGACCTTTCGCTGCCTCGCAATTGCACCTTTACTCCTAGCGATTGGCAAGCCTTGGCCCCGTTCTGGTATCCGGTCGCGTTTTCGACAGAAATTACGACCGAAAAGCCCTACGGGACGCGACTGTTAGATGAGCGGTTAGTCCTTTACCGCACGCCCGATGGGACGGTGACGGCGGCGCGAGATTTGTGTCTGCATCGTGGGGCCCCGCTGAGTCAAGGGTGGATTGAGGGCGATCGCCTGGTGTGTCCTTATCACGGGGTGCAATATGACGGTGCCGGGCAGTGTGTCTGCATCCCGGCAGAACCGAACGCGGCCATTCCCAAACGACTCAAGCTAACGACTTATCCAGTGCGAGAACAATACGGTCTCGTTTGGGTCCGGCTAGTCGATAACGGCCCTGTGCACTTTCCCGAAATGGCAGAGTGGGACGACCCGGATTATCTTCAGGTGATTCCCGATAAAGTTGAGCTCGAGGCTGCGGCTGGGCGGCAGGTCGAGGGGTTCCTGGATGTGGGCCACTTTGCGTTTATTCACGTCAAGTCCTTTGGCGAAAGCGATAATCCTGAAGTGCCCGACTACCCGGTTGAGCTGACCCCGGCGGGCTTCAAAGCCGATTACATCAGCACCGTTAGCAACTATCCTCACGGCATGAAGCATCTAGCACCGCCAGACTTTCAGTGGCGACGACTGTTTGAGGTGTTCTTGCCGTTTACGGCTAAGCTATCGGTCACCTTTCCCAACGGGATGTTGCATATTCTCAACGCGGCATCTCCCGTATCGGCCCGCAAGACGCGAGTGTTTTGTCCGATTTGCCGCAACTTCGACAAAGATGCCCCGCTGCAAGACACCCTCGATTTTAACCATCAGGTGTTCGCCGAGGATAAGGCGATCGTGCAAGAGCAATGGCCGGAGGATTTGCCTCTCAAGCTATCTGATGAAATCCACATCGCTGGTGATAAGAGTTCCATTACCTTTCGCAAACGGTTGAAGGAGCTGGGGCTCGGCCACTCGTTCACGGCTTAG
- the ybaK gene encoding Cys-tRNA(Pro) deacylase → MKTNAARILEQQQVPYELLTYDVDPQDLAAERAADKLGLPYEQVFKTLVVRGDCSGVCFAVIPANARLDLKALAKMSDNKKVETVPLKEVQSLTGYIRGGVTALGSKKPYPVFLDISATQFNSIAVSAGKRGHMLMVSPTTYQITVQGTIGAITHKLC, encoded by the coding sequence ATGAAAACCAACGCCGCTAGAATCCTTGAACAACAACAAGTGCCTTACGAGTTGCTGACTTATGATGTTGACCCGCAGGATTTAGCAGCAGAGCGGGCCGCAGACAAGTTAGGGCTACCCTACGAGCAAGTCTTCAAAACGTTGGTGGTGAGGGGTGATTGCAGCGGCGTGTGTTTTGCGGTAATTCCGGCCAATGCCCGCCTCGACCTCAAGGCTTTAGCCAAGATGTCAGACAACAAAAAGGTCGAAACCGTTCCGCTTAAAGAAGTTCAAAGCCTGACAGGATATATTCGCGGAGGGGTGACGGCGCTCGGCAGTAAAAAGCCCTATCCGGTATTTCTCGATATTTCTGCGACCCAGTTTAATAGCATTGCGGTGTCTGCGGGCAAGCGGGGACACATGCTGATGGTTTCCCCCACGACGTATCAAATTACCGTTCAGGGCACTATTGGCGCGATTACTCACAAGCTCTGCTGA
- a CDS encoding peroxiredoxin, with product MTTPLDGCLRVGQSAPDFTATAVVDQEFKTIKLSDYRGKYVILFFYPLDFTFVCPTEVVAFSDRHAEFKELNTEVLSVSVDSEFAHLAWIQTERKLGGVGDLNYPLISDIKREISTAYNVLDPDAGVALRGLFIIDKEGVIQHSTVNNLSFGRSVDETLRVLQAIQHVQAHPEEVCPVDWQPGGKTMNADPDKSKDFFATV from the coding sequence ATGACTACCCCACTAGATGGTTGTCTTCGTGTCGGCCAGTCGGCTCCTGATTTTACTGCGACCGCAGTGGTTGACCAAGAATTCAAAACCATTAAATTGTCGGATTATCGCGGCAAATACGTCATCCTATTTTTTTACCCGCTCGACTTCACGTTTGTCTGCCCCACAGAAGTAGTGGCCTTTAGCGATCGCCACGCCGAGTTTAAAGAACTGAATACCGAAGTGCTGAGTGTCTCAGTTGACAGTGAGTTTGCCCACTTGGCGTGGATTCAGACTGAGCGGAAGCTAGGGGGGGTCGGTGACCTCAACTATCCCCTCATCTCAGATATCAAACGAGAAATTAGCACCGCCTACAACGTGTTAGATCCAGATGCCGGCGTGGCCTTGCGGGGGCTATTCATCATCGATAAAGAGGGCGTCATTCAACACAGCACCGTCAATAATTTGTCGTTTGGCCGCAGCGTCGATGAAACGTTGCGGGTGCTACAAGCGATTCAGCATGTGCAGGCACACCCCGAAGAGGTGTGTCCAGTCGATTGGCAACCCGGTGGTAAAACTATGAACGCTGACCCAGACAAGTCGAAGGACTTTTTTGCCACCGTTTAG
- a CDS encoding tetratricopeptide repeat protein, whose protein sequence is MRLAVAGSLYLWAAYLGACAPTEARQSLLATLALSPTVMESLAYPEFLIDAGGAAAYRQQGITARQQDDLVGAIAALKTAVALDPTHVPSYVLLGWTQHLAGDRETAIVTLNQGLVRDPEHVPGLNALGIAYLVKGDLAAAIATHTQAKTLKADNEIAYYNLSLAYQRLPDVAAAIAHAEQATQLEPYNPHPWVALALAHWNDQNTAAAVANYRQALQLDGRYSEAYHLEHLLRAGFSAEQIQQVEEIRTQL, encoded by the coding sequence ATGCGTTTAGCAGTTGCTGGCAGTCTCTATCTCTGGGCGGCTTATCTGGGGGCTTGTGCCCCCACTGAGGCTCGCCAATCGCTGTTAGCGACCTTGGCACTGTCGCCCACGGTGATGGAAAGTCTGGCCTATCCGGAATTTCTCATCGATGCGGGTGGGGCTGCTGCTTACCGTCAACAAGGTATTACTGCACGACAACAAGACGATTTGGTTGGGGCGATCGCGGCGCTTAAAACGGCTGTTGCCCTTGATCCGACTCACGTGCCCAGTTATGTGCTGCTGGGCTGGACGCAACATTTGGCGGGCGATCGCGAGACAGCTATTGTGACCCTAAATCAAGGGCTGGTTCGTGACCCGGAGCACGTGCCCGGGCTCAATGCGCTGGGCATTGCCTATTTAGTCAAAGGTGATCTGGCAGCGGCGATCGCCACCCATACCCAGGCCAAAACTCTCAAAGCCGATAACGAAATTGCTTACTACAACCTCAGCCTGGCCTATCAGCGCCTGCCAGATGTGGCGGCGGCGATCGCCCATGCCGAGCAGGCGACACAACTGGAACCGTACAACCCCCACCCCTGGGTGGCGCTGGCCCTGGCCCACTGGAACGATCAGAATACAGCCGCTGCGGTTGCCAACTATCGGCAAGCGTTACAACTCGATGGCCGCTATTCTGAAGCGTATCATCTCGAACATTTGCTGCGGGCGGGGTTTAGCGCAGAGCAGATTCAGCAGGTAGAGGAAATCCGGACTCAACTCTAG
- a CDS encoding ADP-ribosylglycohydrolase family protein: protein MLGAIAGDMIGSVYEFDNRRSKDFPLFTEATTFTDDTILSVAVADVLLHGGEYAKAFKDYYWRYPNPTGSYGARFHQWAAAPTLTPYNSWGNGSAMRVSPVGFASTSLEMVLQEAEKTAAVTHNHPEGIKGAQATAAAIFLARQGKAKADIREFITEQFSYDLHRTVDEIRPTYSFNESCQGTVPEAIVAFLDSTDFEDAIRNAVSLGGDSDTLTCITGGIAEAFYGDIPEHIHQAVWERLDEPLKKVVEAFRDRYC from the coding sequence ATGTTAGGGGCGATCGCAGGCGACATGATTGGCTCGGTGTATGAGTTTGATAATCGCCGGAGCAAAGACTTTCCGTTATTCACCGAGGCGACGACCTTTACCGATGACACCATTTTGTCGGTAGCGGTGGCAGACGTTTTGCTGCACGGGGGTGAGTATGCCAAAGCCTTTAAGGATTATTACTGGCGCTACCCCAACCCAACTGGCAGCTATGGTGCCCGCTTTCACCAATGGGCAGCCGCCCCGACACTAACTCCCTATAACAGTTGGGGCAATGGTTCCGCCATGCGCGTGAGCCCGGTCGGATTCGCGAGCACTTCCCTCGAGATGGTACTGCAAGAGGCGGAAAAAACCGCCGCCGTCACTCACAACCACCCCGAAGGTATCAAAGGCGCTCAGGCCACTGCTGCGGCGATCTTTTTGGCCCGGCAAGGCAAAGCCAAGGCCGACATCCGCGAATTTATCACGGAGCAGTTTAGCTACGATTTACACCGCACCGTCGATGAGATTCGACCGACCTACAGCTTTAACGAATCGTGCCAGGGCACCGTGCCCGAAGCGATCGTCGCCTTTCTAGATTCAACCGACTTCGAAGATGCCATCCGCAATGCGGTCTCCCTCGGGGGCGACTCCGACACCCTCACCTGCATCACCGGAGGCATTGCCGAAGCCTTTTACGGCGACATTCCCGAGCACATTCACCAGGCCGTGTGGGAGCGCTTGGACGAGCCATTGAAAAAAGTGGTCGAGGCGTTCCGCGATCGCTACTGCTAA
- a CDS encoding DnaJ C-terminal domain-containing protein, protein MENFRNYFEILGVDQDASGADIKRAYRQQARKYHPDLNPGDKAAEEQFKLLGEAYEVLSDPERRSQYEEYSSFWQQKGFRQRVSSKFSFKDIDFSDLGDFNSFIDQLLNRRDEPARSPNGRTAPDSRTEPRPASRPGTARNPARSSAASSNRRDAEATLTVPLERAYSGGQERIRLEDGRTIEVDMPPGMVTGQRIRLKGQGMGGGNLYLRIEVQPHPFFKLIDNDIFCRIPVTPSEAAVGSNITVPTLDGPVQMTVPAGVQAGKRLRLAGRGYPVGRDRRGDQIMEVDIVMPAKLSDREQRLYQELRSLEKFNPRADLLKSWQAVPR, encoded by the coding sequence ATGGAAAACTTTCGCAACTATTTTGAAATTTTAGGAGTGGACCAAGATGCGTCAGGGGCCGACATCAAACGCGCCTATCGCCAACAAGCCCGCAAATATCACCCTGACCTGAACCCTGGCGACAAAGCGGCGGAAGAGCAGTTCAAGCTGCTAGGCGAAGCTTACGAAGTGCTTTCTGACCCCGAGCGGCGATCGCAATACGAAGAATACAGCAGCTTTTGGCAGCAAAAAGGCTTTCGGCAGCGGGTCAGCAGCAAGTTTTCCTTCAAAGATATTGACTTTAGCGATCTCGGCGACTTCAACTCTTTTATCGATCAGCTATTGAACCGCCGGGATGAGCCAGCGCGTTCGCCAAATGGTCGAACCGCGCCAGATTCGCGCACCGAACCGCGGCCTGCTTCTCGTCCGGGAACGGCCCGTAATCCGGCGCGGAGCAGTGCTGCTAGTAGCAATCGCCGCGATGCCGAAGCCACCCTGACCGTGCCCCTAGAGCGGGCCTACAGCGGGGGGCAAGAGCGCATTCGCCTAGAGGACGGCCGCACCATTGAAGTGGATATGCCACCGGGCATGGTGACTGGGCAGCGCATTCGCCTTAAAGGCCAGGGCATGGGTGGCGGCAATCTCTACCTGCGCATCGAGGTGCAGCCGCATCCGTTTTTTAAGCTGATTGACAATGATATTTTCTGCCGCATACCGGTGACGCCGAGTGAAGCGGCGGTAGGCAGCAACATCACTGTGCCGACACTGGATGGCCCGGTGCAAATGACTGTGCCCGCTGGCGTACAGGCTGGCAAGCGACTGCGGCTCGCCGGACGGGGCTATCCGGTGGGGCGCGATCGCCGGGGCGACCAGATTATGGAGGTCGATATCGTGATGCCCGCCAAGCTCAGCGATCGCGAGCAAAGGCTGTACCAAGAATTGCGATCGCTCGAGAAATTCAACCCTCGTGCCGATCTGCTGAAATCTTGGCAAGCAGTGCCCCGCTAA